Genomic segment of Rhodothermales bacterium:
GGAAGTCCGTTTGTGTCTGGCTGTAGGCATGCGGTACGGCCGCAGGAAATACGGATACGGCTGCCTGCCCCGATTCGATCATAGAGACATCTCGATGTTCTTCGCGGCCCGTCGGCTCTCACAGCGCGGATGTGAGGCTGGGGCATGCTCTTAGTCTGGAATTTTGTTTCTTGGTCACTCCGATCGGACGCGATCCATCCTCTCGCACCCGCACGTTACATGGGTCAATTCTGGACTATCGATTACTCAGGCGATCCCTTTGAACTGTTCGGCGCTCCGCACATCGTCGTAATGGTGGTTGTCGCACTGATCAGTATCGCGCTTGTCGTGCGAGGCCGGCGCATCGACACGGAGCGTCATGCCGCTATCCGACGGACGCTGGCCGCCCTGCTCGTACTCAACGAAGTGCTATGGCATGTGTGGGCGGCGACGGAAGACGTGTATACGATCCAAGAAATGCTGCCTCTTCACCTGTGCTCGGTTATGGTGTGGCTGAGTGCGTACGCACTCGTGAGGCCGAATCAGCATCTGTACGAACTCATGTATTTTCTCGGGGTCGCCGGTTCAGTCCAGGCGCTCCTCACGCCCGACGCCGGTATCTTCGGTTTTCCTCACTTCCGTTTTCTTCAGACCATGATCTCGCATGGCCTGGTGTTTATCGTGGGTATCTACGTCGTTGCGGTGGAGGGATACAGGCCAACCCGGCAGTCCGTCGTTCGAGTATTCCTTGGATTGAATCTGTACGCCCTGGCTGTAGGGCTACTGAACGCGGCAATCGGCAGCAACTATCTGTACGTCAACGGAAGGCCGCCGACACCCAGTGTCATTGATCTGATGCCCGCGTGGCCGTGGTATCTGTTGTACCTCGAGGTGATCGCCCTTGGGTTGCTCGCTCTACTCTATTTGCCCTTCGCCGGGAGGAAGTCGCCCGCGGTGGAGCAAGCGGGAGAACCGACGGCTTCGACTGCGGTCGTGAATGACTAGTCCATGTCTTGCCAGGCTTCGATGAATCGCGGGTTGCCCTCGGCTTCGTCGACCAGGGCCTGAAATATCGCACGCAGCTGCGTGTAGGGGAGCGTCCCGATGATCATGCGCCCGTTGACAATCATAGTGGGCGTAGAGCGGATTCCGTACTCGTATTCGGCCGACGTCTGTCCATACTCCCGGCCGGTCTGGATCAGGCGATGGACCAGGGCGATATTCGCCGAGTCTGTAAGCGCATTTGTGATGTCGTAGCGCTCTGCCAGTGCCGCTCGCCACTCCGGCTTTTTGGCGGCGTCAAAGTTTGCGAAGACCTCATCGTGGAACGACGCGAAGTTGTCGATGTCGTAGGAGGAGAGGTATGCGAGCTCGCAGGCTCCCGGATGCTTGTCCTTTTCGACTACGTCGTTGCACCTCGCCTCCAGCGGGAAGTGCTGAAACGCGATGTTGATCTTTCCGGCAAATTCCTCCTTCGCCCGATCAAGTTGATTCGAAAGGAACAGGCAGTCTGAGCAAAGGAAGTCTCCGTATTCGACGATGTGGATCGGGGCATCCTCAAACGTCTCGGTCGACCGGACACTCCAGAGCGGCGAGATGACACTGGGAAGCTGGACTTTCTCCAGTCCATAAAACTGTTTGACGACGCGTGCCGCAACGCCGCCCGACTGCGCTTCCTCCTTCACGACGTGATACTGTCGGACGCCATAGCCGCCCAGCGCCGTCATGACGGCGAAGACGACCAGGTGTTTGATGGACGGTTGAAAATACCTCGCCATGAACGAGCCCTTTTGAATGCGACCGTACTTCGCGAACAGGGCAAAACTCAGCAGTGAGAAGAGATAGAATCCGGAGCAGAGAAGACAGAGGCTGCCCAGGAAAAGGACCGAGTACAACAGGAGCGCGATAACGCCTGCCGCGTTCAGAAACGCGATCGACTTGTTCGTGCGTTCGAATCCCTCCGATGGGAAAACGACGCCCAGCACGACAAGCAAGCCGACGATCAGCCCGAAGAAGCCCAGCGGGATCTCGAAGACGGCTGAGATCGAAGAGTATGCGGAGCTGTCGCAGTTGAAGAAAGAGCTGATGTCACAGAACGAGCCCTCGAAGATCGACTCCGGGTAATTGGCGGCAAAGAAATGGTCGATGGTGAGGAGCGATGATACCACCATCCCAATGCCCGACACAAAGCTTAGGATAGCTGGCCCGGTGACGCCATCGAGGGTCAGTGATCGCTGGATAGACATAGATTCGTCGGATTGCTTCGGGGCTGGTATGGGGATTGCAGAAAACTAGCGCGCCTCCGTATCGATACGCTCAAGATTTGATAAAGAGATAGCGAAGGTCGAATACAGGGAATCAAAACCTGGAACAGCCGGCTGCGTCCGCGTTATGTTGCGCCTGCCCGATGTGGACCCTTGTCCGGCTTTGTGACTCATCCTCTGGATCGATGGACAATCAGCTTCTGGTTCTCTTTGCGGTGATTGCGACGGGTCTGTTGTTGGGCCGCGTGAGATTTGCGGGACTGTCGCTGGGAACGTCGGGCGTCATCTTCAGCGCCCTGATTGCCGGCTATTTTGGATACGGCATCTCGGGCGGCGTGGGGACGATGGGCCTCGTCCTTTTTGCATACGGGATTGGGATCACGGCCGGGCCGGGCTTCTTCCGTGCATTCCGCCAGCAGGGCAAGCGGCTGGCCGCGCTGGCGTTCGCACTCGTATCGGTGGCTGCGGTGGTGACATGGCTGGTTGCCTGGCTGCTTGAGATACCGGCCGATCTTGCAGCCGGGATGTTCGCAGGTGCGCTGACGAGCACGCCGGGGCTGGCTGCAGTAATGGAGTCGCTGCCCGCAGGAAACCAGGCGGCGGTCGGGTACGGAATAGCGTATGCATTTGGAGTGCTCGGCGTAGTTCTGTTCGTACAGCTTCTGCCGCGCATCCTGTCAGTGGATCTCGACGAGCTGGGAAAGAGCCTGTCGTCTGCCGAACAGAACCGTCGTCAGATCCAACGTGTCCTGGTTGAGGTTCTCAATCCGGCTGTGATCGGCAAGCGAGTCGCAGACCTGGACATGGTTTCGGAGTCCAATTGCCAGCTCACCCGGGTGCTGGTTGGAGACCGTCTCGTGCCCGTGTCAAAGGACTACACTATTCAGGAAGGAGATCATCTGTGGCTGATCGGGCGCGCCTTCCGTCTTCCGCCCGTGATCGCGCTTCTGGGAAGAGAGAGTGATCGACGGGACTACGTCGTGGATACGGATCGGCAGCAGCAGCGCGTGGTGTCGACCTCACGAGAGATTGTCGGTACGTCCCTTGGCGAACTTCGGTTGCTAAGTCGCTTTGGAGTCACCGTGTCGAGAATCGCCCGGCACGAGGTGGAGTTCGTACCGGATCCAGAAGATGTTGTACAGTGGGGTGACGCCCTTACGGCGGTCGGCAAGCCAGACGATCTTGCCGTGTTCGCGGAGTTCGCGGGTCATCGCGAGAAATCGTTCGATCAGACGGATCTGATTTCGCTCGCGCTTGGAATACTCGTAGGCGTAGTGGTTGGCTCTATCTCCTTCGGACTGGCCGGGCAGTCGTTCTCGCTCGGCATGGTTGGCGGACCGATGCTTGTCGCGCTGCTGGTCGGGCATTTCGGGCGCATTGGAAGGATCTACGGCAGCATTCCCCGTGCTTCACGCTTGCTGTTGATGGAGTTGGGGCTCGTCTTTTTCCTTGCGGCGGCGGGTGTTGAAGCCGGAGGGCAGCTGCTGGAAGTCCTCAGGGACCACGGGACCAGTCTGGTCGTTGCGGCGGTGACGGTCGCCATTCTGCCGATGGCGATAGGCGTGCTCCTCGCGCGCTTTGCTCTGAAGCTGAATTTCCTGCAGGTGCTGGGCGGTGTTTGCGGTGGGATGACGTCTACGCCCGGCCTGGGCGTGCTGACATCAAAAACAGATTCGGAGATACCCATCATCAGTTATGCGGCAGCATACCCGGTGGCTCTCATCCTGATGACGGTGGTGGGGCACATGCTGGTCGCATTGCTGGTTTAGACGACTGGCGTCTTCCGAGCATCGGATCAGGTGACGTGGGACTGGGCGAACGTCGTCCCGAGGACGTTGAGTGCCGAGACGGCAGCACGCCTACTTCCTATCGTACACTGTTTCAACGCGGGCAACTGGCAGTACCGAATAGATCTGACCTTTGGGGCCTGTGCACCGAATGCGTCGCCGAATCAACTCTCCGCGGCGCAACACGGTGTTGCCGTCAAGCGAAAACTTCGTTCCCACATCGAGTTCCGTGACCATGAGCCGTTGGTCGGTCGTGTCGTATCGCCGGAGCTCCAGCTGCAGCGCCGTGTCGTACTCGTCGGTACTCTTCGGGTCCAGCGCATGGCGGTGGACGGCGCCGCTCAGGCGGCCCGGCAGGAAATGCTGCCGCGACAGTCTGAAGAGCAGTCGTGCAAACTCGTCCTTCCACTGTGGACCGTGCGGCTTTATCCGACGCCGGTATCGAGCAGCAACGCGAGCGTGCGCCAACTCATGCAACAGGGTCAAAAGGAAGCGGTATGAATTGCCGCAGACGTTCACCGTGATGCGGCCGTACGGAGTTCCAGCCTCCTTGGTGAAGTCGCCGTGTTTTGACTCGCGCGACTCTACCGGCACGACTTCGGTCGGGACCTCGCGCAGAAGACGCATCACAAACGGCTCGGCGCCCGTGGGCAGGTACGATCGAACCCGTCGAATCGAAACTGTCGCTATGGATGGTTGCCGTGACTCACCAAGTACGATGTCGTGACCGTTCGATCGAGCCGTACCGAGGCCAAGTGGTAACTGCTCACCGAACGTCAACGGCGGCGATACGTCGCCGCGCCCCCTTCGACTTGTGATGGGACTCTTGAACCTCTCTCGAGAGGTTGATGCTGCAAATAGTTCGCCCTGGTGGGAGAGGGGCGAGGCTTGTGCCATAGTCGTTGCTGGTTTCCGATAGTTGTTGTGATTACACACGCATCCCGCGGCTGTCACTGCCGCTTCAAGTCATTCGACCTGAGACGCCGCAATCCATCGTTCGACTTTGTCCCGAAGCATCCCTAGCGTAACTGTCCCGTCGGCGATAATCAGGTCGTGGAACGTCTTGATATCGAATTGATCCCCCAGCCGATCCGCAGCCATTCCTCTCAGTCGTTGTATCTCGAGGCTTCCTGTCAGGTAGGACGTGGCCTGCGCCGGCATGGCGATGTAGCGATTAACTTCGGACGTGACAGTGGCCTCTGGCTCTGCCGTGTGATCAATCATGTAGTCGATCGCCTCTTGCTGCGACCAGCCAAGGGCGTGCATGCCGGGGTCGACGACAAGCCGCGCAGCGCGGAACGCCTCGTTCGACAGCATCCCGAGCCGATCCACATCGCCCGAATAGACGCCCATCTCGTCGGCCAGTCGTTCGGTGTACAGCGCCCAGCCCTCACCCGAACCCGAGAAGAAAAAGAACTGGAGTACGGGGTGCAGTCCCGCCCGCTCGAGCCCGACAGACACCTGCATATGGTGCCCGGCGTACGTCTCGTGAAACGCGGTCGCCTCGAGACCCGCCTTACTAATCGTTTCGGGTCTGTAGGTACCCAGCTCGTACGTTCCGGGTCGTGTGCCATCCGCAGATCCGGCGCTGTAGAAGCCGCCTCCCGAAGCCTTCATGAATGCCGGGAAGGGTCGCACGACAACCTCTGCGGTCGGTACGAATCCGAACCAGTCGGGTACGGCCTGCTTGCCACGATCGACCGCTGCGCGCGCGTAGTCAAGAATCTCGTCTTCCGTGCGGAACGTGTATCGCGGGTCCATCTTGACAAGCCTGAATAGAACTTTCGGATCTTCGACGCCGAAGCTCCGACGCCCGATCTCGCGAATCTCGGCCTGAATCCGCTCCATCTGTCGAAGTCCGTTCTGATGGATTTCCTCGGGCGACAGATCGAGTGACGTGAAGAAACGGATCGACGCTCTGTAGCAGTCGATGCCGCCTGGATCCGACGACACGGCGATATCAGTACGCGCCGCCGCCAGATACTCGTCTCTGAGATAGTCCCTGTAGCGGGTTACTGCGGGAAATATGTTATCGGCTATGGCCGCACGCACATTTTCGGCAAATGCGGCTGAGTCATCGCGTTCCGCCGGACTGTAGAACGGCGAGTCCTCCGGGGCTGTTGCCAGCAGTTCGTCCATCTGACGAAGCAAGGCCTCGACGTTCGTCTTCGGCGCCGAAAAACCCAGACGCACTCCCTCTCGCAGGTTCTCGACCTCCGTATCCAGATACCTTGGGATATCGTTCAGCCTGGACAACGCATCTTTGCGTGCTTTGTCCGTGCCGACCGGCTGTTGACTCAGCGACGAGGGGAGAATACTCTGCCAACCGGAG
This window contains:
- a CDS encoding TIGR02206 family membrane protein; translated protein: MLLVWNFVSWSLRSDAIHPLAPARYMGQFWTIDYSGDPFELFGAPHIVVMVVVALISIALVVRGRRIDTERHAAIRRTLAALLVLNEVLWHVWAATEDVYTIQEMLPLHLCSVMVWLSAYALVRPNQHLYELMYFLGVAGSVQALLTPDAGIFGFPHFRFLQTMISHGLVFIVGIYVVAVEGYRPTRQSVVRVFLGLNLYALAVGLLNAAIGSNYLYVNGRPPTPSVIDLMPAWPWYLLYLEVIALGLLALLYLPFAGRKSPAVEQAGEPTASTAVVND
- a CDS encoding DUF885 domain-containing protein encodes the protein MALIALVAFGPACQPPTPDPAALAIDVATEYVDGYYNQFPEEAFEVGYPNTPMDRFGDRSLAALQAWESREDAWLATLESIDPGSLEGTEAAIPYAFARWRLEATRARRVCRTELWNASPTFSGWQSILPSSLSQQPVGTDKARKDALSRLNDIPRYLDTEVENLREGVRLGFSAPKTNVEALLRQMDELLATAPEDSPFYSPAERDDSAAFAENVRAAIADNIFPAVTRYRDYLRDEYLAAARTDIAVSSDPGGIDCYRASIRFFTSLDLSPEEIHQNGLRQMERIQAEIREIGRRSFGVEDPKVLFRLVKMDPRYTFRTEDEILDYARAAVDRGKQAVPDWFGFVPTAEVVVRPFPAFMKASGGGFYSAGSADGTRPGTYELGTYRPETISKAGLEATAFHETYAGHHMQVSVGLERAGLHPVLQFFFFSGSGEGWALYTERLADEMGVYSGDVDRLGMLSNEAFRAARLVVDPGMHALGWSQQEAIDYMIDHTAEPEATVTSEVNRYIAMPAQATSYLTGSLEIQRLRGMAADRLGDQFDIKTFHDLIIADGTVTLGMLRDKVERWIAASQVE
- a CDS encoding thioredoxin domain-containing protein, whose translation is MSIQRSLTLDGVTGPAILSFVSGIGMVVSSLLTIDHFFAANYPESIFEGSFCDISSFFNCDSSAYSSISAVFEIPLGFFGLIVGLLVVLGVVFPSEGFERTNKSIAFLNAAGVIALLLYSVLFLGSLCLLCSGFYLFSLLSFALFAKYGRIQKGSFMARYFQPSIKHLVVFAVMTALGGYGVRQYHVVKEEAQSGGVAARVVKQFYGLEKVQLPSVISPLWSVRSTETFEDAPIHIVEYGDFLCSDCLFLSNQLDRAKEEFAGKINIAFQHFPLEARCNDVVEKDKHPGACELAYLSSYDIDNFASFHDEVFANFDAAKKPEWRAALAERYDITNALTDSANIALVHRLIQTGREYGQTSAEYEYGIRSTPTMIVNGRMIIGTLPYTQLRAIFQALVDEAEGNPRFIEAWQDMD